Proteins encoded together in one Pseudomonas sp. ADAK13 window:
- the tssH gene encoding type VI secretion system ATPase TssH, with amino-acid sequence MMNVDLQQLIQALTAPTRRDLERCAERCVTRGGGEVLVEDLLLTLLEHPEGLLKRALQDAGVDAGELHAVLQPRIDQSASRNPVFSPALVQWLQQAVLVARLELGRSEVEHGALLLALLRNPLQHAGSRYQVVLSKLDVQRVLGFVLSESPQTPSPEGGHSLLERFTHDLTRQARDGKLDPVLCRDNEIRQMIDTLARRRKNNPILVGEAGVGKTAIVEGLALQIVSGQVPEVLRNVRLLTLDMGLLQAGASIKGEFERRLKGLIDEVGASLQPIVLFIDEAHTLVGAGGQPGGSDAANLLKPALARGELRTIAATTWSEYKKYFEKDPALARRFQPVLVREPMIEDAVTILRGLAPVYEASHGVYVRDDAVVAAAQLSARYLTGRQLPDKAVDVLDTACARVRISLVTAPDELQRLRAELAEGTRQQAAVRRDADAGLTIDEPALQQLTRRLEEVKVAQLQLEQRWACQRDLAEKVLSLRQQLAESRGRGERIEALEQSLAENRQALQAAQHGQRLVSFEVCPRLVAQVISAWTGIPQEQLAREHSAKVLNVAEDLHGRILGQAYAVQVLDRCLRAVAAGVNRPDAPVGVFLLVGPSGVGKTETAHVLADLLYGGERFVTTINMSEYQEKHSLSRLIGAPPGYVGYGEGGVLTEAVRQKPYSVVLLDEVEKADPDVLNLFYQVFDKGAANDGEGREIDFRNTLILMTSNLGSERITELCTDGQRPDIEVLHTAIRPALNAHFKPALLARMRVVPYYPVAGAVLHQLVETKLQRLGHRLLQRKLTFSHTEALVTHMAERCSHSESGARFVDQWIEANLLPQVVDRLLEAMAAGKSLEFAHARLDPNGTVVCEFS; translated from the coding sequence ATGATGAATGTGGATCTGCAACAACTTATCCAGGCATTGACGGCGCCCACACGGCGCGATCTGGAACGCTGCGCCGAACGATGTGTGACCCGCGGTGGCGGCGAGGTCTTGGTGGAAGACCTGCTGTTGACCCTCCTGGAGCATCCCGAGGGCCTGTTGAAGCGTGCGCTGCAGGACGCGGGCGTGGATGCCGGCGAACTGCACGCCGTGCTGCAACCAAGGATCGACCAGAGCGCCTCCCGAAATCCGGTGTTTTCACCTGCGTTGGTGCAATGGTTGCAGCAAGCAGTGCTGGTTGCCCGCCTGGAGTTGGGCCGAAGCGAAGTGGAGCACGGTGCCTTGTTGCTGGCGTTGTTACGCAACCCGTTGCAGCACGCGGGCAGCCGATACCAGGTGGTGTTGAGCAAGCTTGATGTGCAGCGTGTGCTCGGTTTTGTCTTGAGTGAAAGCCCGCAGACACCTTCACCTGAAGGCGGGCATTCATTGCTGGAGCGTTTTACCCATGACCTGACTCGCCAGGCTCGGGACGGAAAACTCGACCCGGTACTTTGTCGCGATAACGAAATCCGGCAAATGATCGATACCCTCGCGCGGCGGCGCAAGAACAACCCCATCCTCGTAGGCGAAGCGGGTGTGGGGAAAACCGCGATAGTCGAGGGCCTGGCTCTGCAGATCGTGAGTGGGCAAGTGCCAGAGGTGCTCAGGAACGTGCGTCTGCTCACGTTGGACATGGGCTTGCTGCAAGCCGGCGCCAGTATCAAGGGCGAGTTCGAGCGACGCTTGAAAGGCTTGATCGACGAGGTCGGTGCCTCTTTGCAACCGATCGTCCTGTTTATCGACGAAGCCCATACCCTGGTGGGCGCAGGCGGCCAGCCGGGCGGTTCCGATGCTGCCAACCTGCTCAAGCCGGCGCTGGCCCGTGGCGAGTTACGCACCATCGCCGCCACGACCTGGTCGGAGTACAAGAAATACTTCGAGAAAGACCCTGCGTTGGCGCGGCGTTTCCAACCGGTACTCGTGCGCGAGCCGATGATTGAGGATGCGGTGACGATTTTGCGTGGGCTGGCCCCGGTATATGAGGCCAGTCACGGCGTTTACGTGCGCGATGATGCCGTGGTCGCCGCCGCGCAGTTGAGTGCCCGTTACCTGACGGGCCGCCAGTTGCCGGACAAGGCTGTGGACGTATTGGACACCGCTTGTGCCCGGGTGCGTATCAGCCTGGTGACGGCACCGGACGAACTGCAACGTCTGCGCGCCGAGCTGGCCGAAGGCACGCGTCAGCAGGCCGCCGTGCGCCGGGATGCCGACGCAGGATTGACCATCGATGAACCGGCGTTGCAGCAACTCACACGGCGACTGGAAGAAGTAAAGGTCGCACAGTTACAGCTTGAACAACGCTGGGCCTGCCAGCGCGACCTGGCCGAGAAGGTGCTCTCGCTGCGCCAGCAACTGGCCGAATCCCGCGGCAGAGGCGAACGGATTGAGGCCCTTGAACAGAGCCTCGCTGAAAACCGGCAAGCGTTGCAGGCTGCGCAGCACGGGCAACGATTGGTCAGCTTCGAAGTGTGCCCGCGGTTGGTGGCACAGGTGATCAGTGCCTGGACCGGTATCCCGCAGGAACAGCTTGCCCGTGAACACAGTGCGAAGGTCCTGAACGTTGCCGAGGATCTGCATGGCCGCATTCTCGGGCAGGCGTACGCGGTGCAGGTCCTGGATCGTTGCCTGCGCGCTGTCGCGGCCGGCGTGAACAGGCCTGATGCGCCGGTAGGTGTATTCCTGCTGGTGGGCCCCAGCGGCGTGGGCAAGACAGAAACTGCACACGTTCTGGCCGACCTGTTGTATGGCGGCGAGCGTTTTGTCACCACGATCAATATGTCGGAGTACCAGGAGAAACATTCCTTGTCCCGGTTGATCGGTGCACCGCCGGGTTACGTCGGCTACGGGGAGGGTGGGGTACTGACTGAGGCCGTGCGACAGAAGCCCTATTCCGTTGTGCTGCTCGATGAGGTCGAGAAGGCCGACCCGGATGTGTTGAACCTGTTTTATCAGGTGTTCGACAAAGGGGCGGCCAATGACGGCGAAGGGCGTGAAATCGATTTTCGCAACACGCTGATCCTGATGACTTCCAACCTGGGCAGCGAACGTATTACCGAGCTGTGCACCGACGGGCAACGACCGGATATCGAGGTGCTGCATACCGCAATCCGGCCGGCCCTGAATGCTCATTTCAAACCGGCATTGTTGGCTCGTATGCGTGTAGTCCCGTATTACCCGGTTGCGGGCGCAGTGCTGCATCAGTTGGTTGAAACCAAGCTTCAACGCCTGGGGCATCGATTGCTTCAACGCAAGCTGACATTCAGTCACACGGAGGCGTTGGTCACCCACATGGCCGAGCGCTGCAGCCACAGTGAGAGTGGCGCGAGGTTTGTCGATCAATGGATCGAGGCGAACCTGTTGCCACAGGTGGTGGACCGACTGCTGGAGGCGATGGCCGCTGGCAAGTCCCTGGAGTTTGCCCACGCCAGGCTGGATCCCAACGGCACTGTTGTCTGTGAGTTCAGCTGA
- a CDS encoding sigma-54 interaction domain-containing protein produces MTDDLFTHLPGPLDYAAALLGCFARLGIVGDESTLAEDFAAAVAQLSACELSQLYLLDQATGRLDLAAQYFPERPPPGDGANPATDFKNEQLLQYVLGQNRVLNLIELDNSVYDTGFLPAATLPWQSLLCVPLPGHGKQVSGVLLCASQRAMELAGYGASLGQLGCFVVNQLAMLRRMRRGSGALKVVRSTPVASAYGLIGNSTAMDETCRLIGKVVHSPYTVLLRGETGTGKEVVARAIHAAGPRSNKAFVVQNCAAFPEGLLESELFGYRKGAFTGAERDYAGLFDTAHGGTLLLDEIGDMPLSLQAKLLRVLQEGEIRPLGANTAHKVDVRILAATHRDLTGMVAEGSFREDLYYRLAQFPIELPALRQRDGGVLQLARHFADKACAMLGRAPVGWSSAALDQLSSHSFPGNVRELKCMVERAVLLCDDDVILPTHLSLSSGLAAPAVDATFRQRMERVERVVLIDCLRKNRGNRTRTARELGLARRTLLYRLARLDIPFGDARGEC; encoded by the coding sequence ATGACGGACGACCTGTTTACCCACCTGCCAGGCCCGCTGGATTACGCTGCTGCCTTGCTGGGGTGTTTCGCCCGGTTAGGTATCGTTGGCGACGAATCGACATTGGCCGAGGATTTTGCGGCAGCCGTCGCGCAGTTAAGTGCGTGCGAACTCAGCCAGTTGTACCTGCTGGATCAGGCCACCGGCCGCCTCGATCTGGCTGCCCAGTATTTTCCGGAACGGCCACCACCCGGTGACGGTGCGAACCCGGCAACGGACTTCAAGAACGAGCAACTGTTGCAGTACGTTCTGGGACAGAACCGCGTACTCAACCTCATTGAGCTGGACAACAGTGTGTATGACACGGGGTTTCTGCCGGCCGCCACATTGCCTTGGCAATCCCTGTTGTGCGTGCCATTGCCGGGGCATGGCAAACAGGTGTCCGGGGTGTTGTTGTGCGCCAGTCAGCGAGCGATGGAGCTGGCTGGCTACGGTGCCTCCCTCGGGCAATTGGGGTGCTTTGTCGTGAACCAGTTGGCCATGTTGCGGCGAATGCGCCGGGGCAGCGGCGCTTTGAAGGTGGTGCGCAGTACCCCTGTCGCCAGCGCCTACGGCTTGATCGGTAACAGCACGGCGATGGACGAAACGTGTCGCTTGATTGGCAAGGTGGTGCACAGCCCCTACACCGTTTTGTTGCGGGGAGAGACCGGCACTGGAAAAGAGGTGGTCGCACGGGCCATTCATGCTGCCGGGCCGCGCAGCAACAAGGCATTTGTGGTGCAAAACTGCGCCGCGTTTCCCGAAGGCTTGCTGGAGAGCGAGTTGTTCGGCTACCGCAAGGGTGCTTTCACGGGGGCTGAAAGAGATTACGCCGGTCTGTTTGACACCGCCCACGGCGGCACGCTGCTACTCGACGAAATCGGTGACATGCCGCTGTCACTGCAGGCCAAGTTACTGCGGGTGCTGCAGGAAGGCGAGATCCGGCCGTTGGGCGCCAATACGGCCCACAAGGTCGATGTACGGATCCTCGCGGCGACCCACCGGGACCTCACTGGCATGGTGGCTGAGGGCAGCTTTCGCGAGGATCTTTATTACCGCTTGGCGCAGTTCCCTATCGAGTTGCCGGCGCTGCGCCAGCGAGACGGTGGCGTGCTGCAACTGGCCCGGCATTTCGCCGATAAGGCCTGCGCGATGCTGGGTCGGGCGCCGGTAGGCTGGTCGAGTGCGGCCCTGGACCAACTGTCCAGCCACAGCTTCCCCGGCAATGTTCGCGAGCTTAAATGCATGGTGGAGCGAGCAGTGCTGCTTTGTGATGACGACGTCATCCTGCCCACGCATTTGTCGCTGTCGTCCGGCCTCGCTGCGCCAGCGGTTGACGCGACGTTTCGCCAGCGGATGGAGCGGGTCGAGCGCGTTGTTTTGATCGACTGCCTGCGCAAGAACCGCGGCAATCGCACCCGCACTGCCCGTGAGCTGGGTCTCGCGCGGCGCACGCTGCTTTACCGCCTTGCACGCCTGGACATTCCCTTTGGCGACGCCAGGGGAGAGTGCTGA